DNA sequence from the Pseudobdellovibrionaceae bacterium genome:
AAGAATTATAGATGCTTGTACTTATAGTTTTAAAAAGGGGAGCATAGTTTTCTTGGCAAATGCTTAAGCTAACTCCTTGGGTAAGTTGACTTAAATGAAATAATTTTACACCAAAATGCGCATCATAATCTTTGGAAGAGGCATCTTTACAAGCTTGATCTTTTGGCAAAACCGAAATGCTGTAGGATCGCAATACTTTTCGTGGCCATTGTATTTTTGCCGCTTGGATAAGGTCTGCGGCCTGAAGCTCAGAAATATCGTCTTCGTCTTCATCAGAAATAATAATTGTAATTAAATGGGCTCGGTCTCTAAAAAAAGAACTATTGTGAGACTCTTTATAGTTAATACTTTTTACAATGGAGTTAAAAGGTTGTTCGTTTCCATTGCGTTCTAAACAAAAAGCTTGGTCTTCTTCGGATAACGGCACTGTTGATTCTTCTTTAAAAGAGGCCTGCTGCTCTGGGGTATTGCAGCCAATTCTTTGAATAGTTTTGTGAAATAAATCAATAAAGTTTGGGGTATTTTTATGAAAATAGACATCTCCTTGAGCATTTAACTGTAGCAGCTTACCTCCAAAACCAGAAGGGCTTGGTATGTCATCACTAAACCATCCTCCGCTAAAAACTTCTCTAGAGTCTGTGGTTAAAACTCCCATTCTCCAGTCTAAGTCTCGTAAATAAGGAATAAAATTATTTTTAAATTTTTGAATCATTTTAGCATGTTCATCAGCCATGGATTTAGAATTATCCACCACTAATAAAATATCCACTTGTTTATTAGAAGACTCATATTGTAATTTTTGTATGTGAGTAATATTTTCTAAAATGAGGTTAGAGGGTCTAGAAAAATCCACACTATCATTACTAAATTCAATAGCATTGGTGCAAGAGGTTAAGGTAAAAAAAATGCTTAGATAGATAATTATTTTAAACATAACAGTGCTTTGTGGTTATGGTTTAAGCTGGTAGGCTTATAAAGTTATCGGATATAGGAAAAGGAAGGCAGAGTCTAGTTTTTTAGCGAGGTTTGGCTCTGTTAATAATATCCACCTTTTTTTCATACGCTTAGGATAGCTTATACACTTAGCAAAGGGCTTTGATTGTTCCCGTTTCTATTTGAAAAATCCACCCATGCACTTGAGGTGGATTTTTGTGATTTTGTAATAGTGTGTGCTGTTGTACTTTTTTCACTTGATTTTTTATATTGAGCTCACTAAAAGCTGTAGTATCTAAGCTGTTATTTTTTTTATAAAGATTTTGCAAAGGCCTAAGCCAGTCTTTTAAAACTTCACAAGAATTATTATCCATAGCTGCTTGCACACCTCTACAATCAGTATGTCCACAAACAACAATATGTTCGACCTTAAGAGTATTTACCGCAAATGTTAAAGCAGCAATTAAGTTTGTGTCATTGCTATTTACTTGATTAGCAATATTAGTATGCATAAAAATATCCGACAAAGAGGAGGAAATAATTTCACTAGGGATAACTCGAGCGTCACAACAACCAATCCAAAAAACAGAAGGCTTCCGCTGTTGCAAAAGTTTTGTAAAGTAGCTGCTATCTTTGCTTACTTTTTCAGAAGCCCAATTTTTATTCTTTAATAGAAGTGTGGATATTTTTGTGTTCATAGTTATTAATTATATATAAGTTGGCGAGAAATCGATGCCTGATTTGCATAAAAAAAGTTTGGTGGTCGAACTGGGACTCGAACCCAGAACCCTCTGCTTAGAAGGCAGATGCTCTATCCAGTTGAGCTATCCAACCACAAAAAAAGGCTATACTGGTTTAAAAATGAAGTCAAATTTGAAATCACCTATTTTAATGCTGCTAGAAATATCTTGTAATATTTTAAGTTTTTTGTGTTTTATTTAATAGTATTATACCTAAAATGGCAGCCGATAAAGAGGCCAGCAGCACACTTAATTTTGCTATTTCTGTTAAATGCGGATTATTCACAAACGACAAATTAGTAACAAAAATAGACATGGTAAAGCCCATTCCTGCAATTAAGCCTATTCCTGTTATTTGTGTCCAGTTTACATCTTTGGGAAGTGAGCTTAGTTTTAATTTTATAGATAGCAGGGCAAAAGATAATATGCCTAAAGGCTTTCCTAATAAAAGTCCAAAAGAAACACCTAGGCTTACAGGGTGAGAAAGGCTGGTGAAAATATTTTGCCCACCCAAAACAATGCCCGCATTACTAAAGGCAAACAAAGGCAAAACAACAAAGTTTACAAAGCTGTGTAGTTTTTCAATATAATTGCTGGCAATTACCTTCTTGGTTTTTGGGTGATACAAAGGAGTTAAAAAGGCTAACAGTACACCGGCAATAGTAGAGTGCACGCCACTTTTTATAAAGCATACCCAAACTAAAAGTCCAGTAATTATTAGCAAGGGGAGGTTAAATAGGCCCACTTTTCGTAAAACATAAAGTAGTAATAGTAAGGATAAAGCCCAAGATAAAAAGTGTATAGAAATGTGTTGAGTATAAAAAAGAGCAATAACTAAAATAGCTCCTAAATCATCTACAATAGCAAGGCTAAGTAAAAAGACTTTTAAAGATAAGGGAACTTTTTGTTTTACTAAATTTAAAGCTCCTAAAGAAAACGCAATGTCTGTAGCCATGGGAATACCCCATCCTATTTGTGAGTCTAATTTATAATTAAAAAATAAATAAATGCAGGCAGGAATAAGCATTCCTCCCAAAGCAGAAAAAATAGGAAGAGCGGCTTTTTTTGGCGAAGCTAACTCGCCCTCTATAAGTTCTTTTTTAATTTCTAAACCAACAACATAAAAAAACAATACCATTAAGGCGTCATTAACCCAGTGTTGTAAGCCATAGTGTAATTTTAAACTTCCAATACTTAGGTGAATAGGAAGGTGAATAAAATGAAAATACGATTCACTCCATGCAGAATTAGACAATATCAATGCAACAATGGCGGCGCATAAAATTAACAGCCCTGTAACCAGTTCTAATTTTAAAAAGTTACGAATATTATTCTGCCACTTATTGATCAAGCTTGCCTTCCCTTTTGTTTATATTGTTAATAGCAAATCCAAGATATATATTCAACTAGCTTATTATAAAATATTAATATCGACTCTTCTGTTGGTGCCAATTTTTCCATTTTGTACTTTTTCTATATAAAGATAAAAAGATTTTTTTACATCTTTTATGCTATTTAAAGAATTATCTAAAAGATTTACAATAATATTTTGTACTTGATAAGTTTTTGTAGAGGCTGGAAAGTATAGCACTCCCGCTAGGTCTTCAAAATCTTCTTCGGCCTTGGCGCTTTGACTAAAACTTCTATAATACACATGCACTGCCGTAGTAGTAGAGCCTTGCAACACTATAGGTATAGAAACCCTATGGCCTTTGCGAGCATTAATGCGTGGAGCACTAAATGCTAAACTAGGGGCTGCTGTATCACTGCTAGCGTCGGTAATAAAAGCTGTATAGTTAGTGGGTGCATTAGGCTGTAATTGCGCTATATGAGTTTGCAAAATGGACAAAGAAAAGCTTTCTGTGTCTTCGGGAATGTTATCAGAAACAATTTGCACAGAAATTTGTTTCTGTGTTTCTCCGCTAGCAAATTCTATGTGCCCACGATCACTTATGTAGTCGCTATCGCCTTCGGCATTATTTATTTCAACACTGTGTAAGTGGTAATCAAAAGAAACTATAACTTCTGAAGGCCAGCTTAAAGAGACAGGCCAATATTGAAGGTCTTCTGTTTCTGTAGTGGTGAAGTCAGATAGTTGCAAATAGGGAGCCTCTTCATTGTCGTCAATAGTAATTAAAATGTGTTTTTGCCTATTACCTTCAAAGATGGCTTGATCAGAATATAAACTAAGAACAAAGGATTGTGCTCCTTC
Encoded proteins:
- a CDS encoding carbonic anhydrase, encoding MNTKISTLLLKNKNWASEKVSKDSSYFTKLLQQRKPSVFWIGCCDARVIPSEIISSSLSDIFMHTNIANQVNSNDTNLIAALTFAVNTLKVEHIVVCGHTDCRGVQAAMDNNSCEVLKDWLRPLQNLYKKNNSLDTTAFSELNIKNQVKKVQQHTLLQNHKNPPQVHGWIFQIETGTIKALC
- the nhaA gene encoding Na+/H+ antiporter NhaA, with protein sequence MINKWQNNIRNFLKLELVTGLLILCAAIVALILSNSAWSESYFHFIHLPIHLSIGSLKLHYGLQHWVNDALMVLFFYVVGLEIKKELIEGELASPKKAALPIFSALGGMLIPACIYLFFNYKLDSQIGWGIPMATDIAFSLGALNLVKQKVPLSLKVFLLSLAIVDDLGAILVIALFYTQHISIHFLSWALSLLLLLYVLRKVGLFNLPLLIITGLLVWVCFIKSGVHSTIAGVLLAFLTPLYHPKTKKVIASNYIEKLHSFVNFVVLPLFAFSNAGIVLGGQNIFTSLSHPVSLGVSFGLLLGKPLGILSFALLSIKLKLSSLPKDVNWTQITGIGLIAGMGFTMSIFVTNLSFVNNPHLTEIAKLSVLLASLSAAILGIILLNKTQKT